GTGAGGGAGCGCACTCGCTCCGTGAGTTTCACTGTGGTAACCCTTGGGAAAATCGCTGTGCGCGTGCTGGTAACGTGCTTCGTGGTTCCGGTGGCCAAAGACATGCACACCGTGACCACAGCCGATGAGCACATCCGGTTCCAACGCCGGACACGGCTGGCTTCCCGCAAGGAGCCCTCGGGGGGCGGGGTCCTGTGTACAGCCCGTCCGCCCCGCCCACAGGCACCAGCGGACAACCAGGGATGCGGCCGTGCTGAGCATCGACACGGTCCCTTCCCGACCATGCATGACGTGGTGCGCCCTAAAGGTCGCCGTAGAGGAGGGGATGTCGATGACCGACGCCCATGAGTTCATACCGGCCGCCAAGCCTGTGATCTCCGAGGAGGAGATCGAGGCTGCCGTGCGCGTGCTGCGCAGCGGCATGGTCGTCCAGGGGCCCGAGGTGGCCGCCTTCGAGGAGGAGTTCTCGGAGCTGGTCGACGGACGCCACTGCGTCGCGGTCAACTCCGGAACCTCCGCGCTGCACCTGTCGCTCCTCGCCCTCGGTCTCGGCCCGGGCGACGAGGTCATCGTTCCGTCGTTCTCGTTCGCCGCCTCCGCCAACGCGGTGCGGCTGGTCGGCGCCGACGTCGTCTTCGCCGACATCGACCCAGAGACGTTCTGTCTGGACCCGGCCGCGGTCGAGGCTGCCCTGTCGCCGCGCACCGCCGCCATCATGCCGGTGCACCTGTACGGCCACCCGGCCGCCATGGACAAGATCATGGCGATCGCCGGGCAGCACGGGCTCGCCGTGGTCGAGGACGCCTGCCAGGCCCACGCGGCCGCGCTGCACGGCACCCCGGTCGGCGCGTTCGGCGCAGCGGGCACGTTCAGCTTCTACCCGACGAAGAACATGCACAGCCTCGAGGGCGGCATGATCTCCACCGGGGACGCCGAGACCGCCCGGACCCTGCGCCTGCTGCGCAACCAGGGCATGGAGAAGCGCTACGCCAACGAGATCGTCGGCGCCAACGTACGGATGACGGACGTGTCCGCGGCCATCGGCCGCGTCCAGCGCCGCAAGCTGGACGGCTGGACCGAGCAGCGCATCGCCAACGCCGCGTACCTCACCGAGCACATCACCGCGCCGAACGTGATCACGCCGAAGGTCGCCGAGGGCGCCCGGCACATCTACCACCAGTACACGGTGCGCATCCAGGGCGACCGCGACGCCGCCATGGCCAGGCTGACCGAGGCCGGCATCGGCAACGCCGTGTACTACCCGACTCCCATCCACCGGCTGAAGCCGTACTGGGAGCCGGACCAGAAGGCGGGCCGTGACTGGACCCTGCCCGAGACGGACCGCGCGGCCGCCGAGGTCGTGTCGCTGCCCGTGCACCCGGCCCTGTCCACGCAGGATCTGGAGCGCATCGTCACCGCTGTCAATGCTCTGGGGGAGCAACTGTGAGTACCGGGAAGTCGCTGCGGGCGGGACTCGTCGGCCTCGGTTCCATGGGGCGTCACCACGCCCGTGTCCTGTCCGGTCTCGATGGCGTCGACCTCGTCGGCGTCGTCGACCCGATGGGCGACAAGTTCGGCGCCGCCCAGGGCGCGCCGATCCTGGACACCGTCGAGGAGCTCATCGCCCTCGGCGTGGACTACGCCGTCGTGGCCTGTCCCACCGCACTGCACGAGCCGGTCGGCCTGGCGCTCGCCGAGGCCGGTGTGTGCGCGCTGGTCGAGAAGCCGGTCGCCGACACCGTCGACGGCGCGCGCCGTCTCGTCGAGGCCTTCGAGTCGCGCGGCCTGGTGGCCGGCGTGGGGCACATCGAGCGCTGCAACCCGGCGCTGATGTCGCTGCGCGCGCGCCTGGAGGCCGGCGAGCTGGGTGACGTCTACCAGGTCGTGACCCGCCGCCAGGGCCCCTTCCCGCACCGCATCGCGGACGTCGGCGTCGTCAAGGACCTCGCCACCCACGACATCGACCTCACCGGCTGGGTCACCGGACGCCAGTACGTGTCCATCGCCGCGCACACCGTCTCCAAGAGCGGTCGTCCGCACGAGGACATGGTCTCCGCGGTGGGGCGTCTCGACGACGGCACCATGGTCAACCACCTGGTGAACTGGCTGAGCCCGCTCAAGGAGCGGTTCACGTCGGTCACCGGTGAGCGCGGCTGTTTCATCGCCGACACCCTCACCGCCGACCTGACGTTCCACTCCAACGCCGCCGTGACCACCGAGTGGGAGGCCCTCCGGGCGTTCCGCGGTGTGTCCGAGGGCGACATGATCCGTTACGCCATCCCGAAGCGCGAGCCGCTCCAGGTCGAGCACGAGCTGTTCCGGGATGCGGTGCTGGGCAAGCAGGCCGACATCTGCACCCTGCGCCAGGGCATGCGCACCGTCGAGGTGGCTGCGGCCGTCCTCGAGTCGGCCACGAAGAACACCAGCGTTACCCTTCCGGTGGAGGACCTGGCCGTCCATGGCAGCTGAGCATCACACATCGGGGGAACGGTGCGTGCTCGGTAGGACTCCTATGTTCTGTGAGACTTTCCCCGCAGGACCCAGCCGTCACGGCTGGCGGAGACCAGGAGCCCGAGCATGAGTGCTGCGCCTGACGTCAGTGTCGTCGTCGCGGTATACAACACGATGCCGTACCTGACGGAGTGCCTGAACTCCCTGGTCCAGCAGACCATCGGACGCGAGCGGCTCGAGATCGTCGCCGTCGACGACGGTTCCACCGACGACAGCGGCCGCGAACTCGACCGGTTCGCGGCGCTTTACCCGGACACCGTCAAGGTGATCCACCAGGCGAACTCCGGTGGTCCGGCAGCGCCCAGCAACCGGGCACTGGAGCTGGCCACCGGCCGGTACGTGTACTTCATCGGCTCCGACGACTACCTCGGCGAGGAAGCGTTGGAGCGCATGGTGAAGTACGCCGACAAGCACGAGTCGGACGTGGTCGTCGGCAAGATGGTCGGCACCAACGGCCGCTACGTCCACCAGGCGCTGTTCCAGCACGGCGACCGGGAGGTCCGCCCGGACGAGCCGGGGGTGCCCTTCACCCTGGCCAACACCAAGCTGTTCCGCCGCGAGATGGTGGAGAAGTACAAGCTGCGTTTCCCCGAGCACATGGCCGTGGGCAGCGACCAGCCGTTCACCATCGAGGCCCTCGTGCGGGCCCGGAAGATCTCGGTGGTGGCGAGCTACACCTGCTACTACGCGGTCAAGCGGGGCGACGCCAGCAACATCACCTACCGCGCCAACCACCTCTCCCGGCTCGAGTGCACCGCCGAGATGATGAACTTCACGGCCGGCCTCATCGAGGCGGGACCGGAGCGCGACGCCATCCTGCACCGCCATTTCCTCTGGGAGCTGGCCAAGCTCGTCCAGGACGACTTCCCGGGCCTGGACCGCGAGCTTCGCGTGCAGATCTGCGCGGGCATCGCGCGGCTGGCGGACGCGTACTTCACCGACGGCATCCGCGACGCCATGGATGTCAAGCGCCGGGTGCGGATATCCCTGGCCCGGGCCGGCGCGGTCGACGAGCTGTCCGAGGCCATCACCTCGGAGGCGGAGAACGGCGTCCCGTTCGTGATCGAGGGCGCACGCGCCTTCGCGCGCTACCCCGGTTTCCGCGACCCGCGCATCGGCCTGCCCGACCACGTGTTCGAGGTTCTGGCCAAGGACTCGGTGGGCGCCCAGCTCGCCCCCGGCACCCGGCTGCTCACCTCCGAGTGGGAGCAGCAGGGGGACGGTCTCACCTACGTGGCGTCCGTACGGGTGCCCGTGACGGGCGTCTCCGACGGCGTCACCCTGCGGCTCGCCAAGGGCGCCATGCCCAAATCGGCCGACAAGCCGGGCGCCCGGAAGCTGAAGCCGAACCACAAGACCCCGGCGGTGGTGGGCGAGCAGGTCGTCGAACCCGCCGAGGACGGCGCAGCGATGGTGCTGCACGCCCGCGTCCCGCTGGATCACGTCACCGTCAAGCGCGGTGTCCGGGTGTACCTGGACGTGGCCGGCGCCACGTACGAGGTTCCCGTGCGGGGCAGTGACCTGCCCATGCCGCTGGCGCGCCGGTGGGGCCCGGAGGGGGACCCCTACCGGGCGTCGGCCCTGGTGAACGACAAGGGGCGGGTCGTGATCGACACGGCCCGCATGTACCCGCCGAAGAGGGATCAGATCCTCCGGACGCTGGGAGCTCCCGTCCGGAAGCTCAAGTCCCTGGCCGGCCGCGTGAGGTCGGTCGGTGTCAGGAAGTTGAAGTCCGCCGGTTTCAAGAAGCCGACCGGTTCCAAAAGGAAGTAGCGACCCTCCATGAACATCTGTGTAGTAGCACTCGGCAAGATCGGCCTCCCGCTGGCCGTGCAGTTCGCCTCCAAGGGCCACCGGGTCATCGGCGCGGACGTCAACGAGAAGGTCGTCGAGCTGGTCAACGCCGGCGTCGAGCCGTTCCCCGGCGAGCACGACCTCGACGTCAAGCTGAAGCAGGCCGTGGACGCCGGTCTGCTGAGCGCGACCACGGACACCGCGTCCGCCGTCGCCGAGTCCGAGGCCGTCGTCGTGGTCGTCCCGCTGTTCGTGGACGCCGAGGGCACCCCGGACTTCGGCTGGATGGACTCCGCCACGAAGGCGATCGCGCAGGGCCTCAAGCCCGGCACGCTCGTCTCGTACGAGACCACCCTCCCGGTCGGCACCACCCGCACTCGCTGGGCGCCGATGCTGGCCGAGGGCTCCGGCCTGACCGCGGGCGAGGACTTCCACCTGGTGTTCTCCCCGGAGCGCGTCCTCACCGGCCGCGTCTTCTCCGACCTGCGCCGCTACCCCAAGCTCGTCGGCGGCATCGACGAGGCGTCCGCCGCCCGTGGTGTCGAGTTCTACGAGGCCGTCCTCGACTTCGACGCCCGCGACGACCTGCCCCGGCCGAACGGCGTGTGGGACCTGGGCACCGCCGAGGCCTCCGAGCTGGCCAAGCTCGCCGAGACGACCTACCGGGACGTCAACATCGGCCTGGCGAACCAGTTCGCCCGCTTCGCCGACAGCAACGGCATCGACGTCAAGAAGGTCATCGAGGCCTGCAACTCGCAGCCCTACAGCCACATCCACCAGCCGGGCATCGCCGTCGGCGGTCACTGCATCCCGATCTACCCGCGGATGTACCTGTGGAACGACCCGGCGGCGACCGTCGTGCGCTCCGCCCGTGAGGCGAACGCGGCGATGCCCGACTACGCCGTGGACCTACTGGCCGCCGCCTACGGCGACTTGACCGGGGTCAACGTGCTGGTGCTGGGCGCCGCCTACCGCGGCGGTGTGAAGGAGACGGCCTTCTCGGGCGTCTTCCCCACCGTCGAGGCCCTCAAGGCGCGGGGCGCGGTCCCGTTCGTCTCGGACCCGATGTACACCGACGAGGAGCTCGCCGCGCACGGCCTCACCCCGCACGCGGGCGAGAAGGTCACCGCCGCGATCCTCCAGGCCGACCACGCCGAGTACCGCACGCTGACCCCGGCCGACCTGCCGGACGTCACCGTCCTGGTCGACGGTCGCCGTACGACGGACCCGGAGGCCTGGAAGGGCGTCCGCCGGGTCGTCATCGGCGGCTGAGCCGCCCGTCCGCGAACACCCCGTGGCCCCGCCCCCGTACCCGGGCGGGGCCACGGTGCGGCGCTGTCTCCCCGGACCCTGCCGATCACGCGTGGTGGCCGTTCCACCGGCCCGGCCACGGTGCCCGCGGCCGCGATACGGCCGGTGGACACCGGCCGTTCGGGCCCGGCGGGTCCCTCGGGGACCCTTCGGCCTCCAGTATGATTACGCCGTCTCCCCACCGCCCAGGACCAGAATGAAGAGTGCGCAGTGAAAGTCATCAGCATCGTCGGAGCCCGGCCCCAACTGGTGAAACTCGCGCCCATCGCGGCCGCGTTCGCCGGGACCGAACACGAGCATTTCATTGTGCACACCGGACAGCACTACGACGCCGATCTGTCCGACGTCTTCTTCCAGGGCCTCGGCATCCCCGACCCGGACGTCCACCTCGGCGTCGGCTCGGGCACCCACGGCGTGCAGACCGGTGCGGTCCTCTCGGCCCTCGACCCGGTGTTCGAGCGTGAGCGGCCCGACTGGGTCCTGGTCTACGGCGACACCAACTCCACGATCGCCGGCGCCCTGTCGGCCGTGAAGATGCACCTGCCGGTCGCGCACCTCGAGGCGGGTCTGCGGTCCTTCAACCGCCGTATGCCGGAGGAGCACAACCGCGTCCTCACCGACCACAGCGCGGACGTGCTGCTCGCCCCGACCGAGGAGGCCATGCGCCACCTCGCCGACGAGGGCCTGAAGCAGCGCGCGGTGCTCGCGGGCGATGTCATGGTCGACATCTGCCTGCGGATCCGCGACGCCGTCCTCGCGGGTGAGCACGCGGCGCCGGTCCTGCCCGAAGGCATCGACCCCGAGCAGCCGTTCCTGCTGGCCACGATCCACCGGCCGGACAACACCGACGACCCGGAGCGGCTCGCCGCGATCGTCGACTCCCTCGCCGGGCTGCCGGTGCCCGTCGCGTTGCTCGCGCACCCGCGTCTCGTGGCCCGCGCCAAGGAGCACGGCATCGAGCTGACGAAGGGTTCGCTGCACGTCGGCCGCCCGCTGCCGTACGCCGGTCTGGTCGCCGCGGTGCTTGCCTCGTCCGGTGTCGTCACCGACTCCGGTGGCCTGCAGAAGGAGGCGTTCCTGCTGGAGCGCGTCACCACCACGATCCGTCCGGAGACGGAGTGGGTGGAGACGGTCGAGACCGGCTGGAACATCCTCGTCCCGGACCCGCACACGCTGACCGCCGACGAGTGGGCCGCCAAGGTCACCCGTGAGGCGCCCACCGCCGACAAGGGCACCCCGTACGGCGACGGGCGTGCCGCGCACAACGTCGTCCGCATCCTCGAGGAATGGCAGACCCTCGTCCGCAACGGCGAGTGACCCGCCCTGTTCGGGCCGCCGGTCCCCCGGATCGGCAGCCCGAACGGTCCGAAGCGGTCGCGACGCCGGTGATAATGTGACGCCTCGCTGTGCAATCTCGAAGGAAGTCGACATGAAGCAGGCAACATCCCGGGATGTAGCCGTGATCACGCCGTGGTATCCGACGCGGGAACTGCCCTTCCGGGGATCCTTCGTCAAGGCCATGGTGGAGGCGACGGCACCGGGTTGCGACAGCCTCACTGTCTACCACGGCGACCCCTGGGTGGCCCCCATGGACGCGGCGACGACCAAGGCCGTCGAGGCTGCCAACGCCAAGCTGATGTCCCGGGCCGTGCACCGCGTGCCCACCGCCGGCGGCGCCGAGCTCGTCCAGTACCCCGTCACTGTCCCCCGCGGGCAGAACCACGGCGCCCAGGCGCTCAACCACGAACGCCAGCTGCGCAGTCTGCTCGACGGCAAGCCCATCCCGGCGGATGTGGTGCACGCCCATGTGGGCCTGCCCAGTGGCTGGGCGGCGCTGAAGAACGCCCGGCCCGGCGCCAAGGTGTTCGTCACCGAGCACGCGTCGTTCCTGGACAAGGTCTTCGACGACCCCGACGCCGTCCCGCTGTACGACGAGCTCCTCGACGGTGTCACCGGCTTCCTCGTCGTCGGTGACAAGATCACCGAAACCCTGGAGCGTCAGTTCCCGCACCATGCGGACAAGATCCTGCGCATCCCGAACCCGATCTCCTTCGACGCGCCGCGGCCGGAGCCGGTGAAGGATCTCACCAAGTGGATCTACCTCGGCAGCATGGCCGAGCACAAGGGCGTCGGCTGGCTCGTCGAGGCGTTCGCGCAGTGCCACGCCGAGGACCCGACCCTCACCCTCACCCTCGCCGGTGAGGGCCCGTTGCGCCGGCCGCTCAGCG
This Streptomyces sp. NBC_00377 DNA region includes the following protein-coding sequences:
- a CDS encoding DegT/DnrJ/EryC1/StrS family aminotransferase is translated as MTDAHEFIPAAKPVISEEEIEAAVRVLRSGMVVQGPEVAAFEEEFSELVDGRHCVAVNSGTSALHLSLLALGLGPGDEVIVPSFSFAASANAVRLVGADVVFADIDPETFCLDPAAVEAALSPRTAAIMPVHLYGHPAAMDKIMAIAGQHGLAVVEDACQAHAAALHGTPVGAFGAAGTFSFYPTKNMHSLEGGMISTGDAETARTLRLLRNQGMEKRYANEIVGANVRMTDVSAAIGRVQRRKLDGWTEQRIANAAYLTEHITAPNVITPKVAEGARHIYHQYTVRIQGDRDAAMARLTEAGIGNAVYYPTPIHRLKPYWEPDQKAGRDWTLPETDRAAAEVVSLPVHPALSTQDLERIVTAVNALGEQL
- a CDS encoding Gfo/Idh/MocA family protein, with the protein product MSTGKSLRAGLVGLGSMGRHHARVLSGLDGVDLVGVVDPMGDKFGAAQGAPILDTVEELIALGVDYAVVACPTALHEPVGLALAEAGVCALVEKPVADTVDGARRLVEAFESRGLVAGVGHIERCNPALMSLRARLEAGELGDVYQVVTRRQGPFPHRIADVGVVKDLATHDIDLTGWVTGRQYVSIAAHTVSKSGRPHEDMVSAVGRLDDGTMVNHLVNWLSPLKERFTSVTGERGCFIADTLTADLTFHSNAAVTTEWEALRAFRGVSEGDMIRYAIPKREPLQVEHELFRDAVLGKQADICTLRQGMRTVEVAAAVLESATKNTSVTLPVEDLAVHGS
- a CDS encoding glycosyltransferase family 2 protein, translating into MSAAPDVSVVVAVYNTMPYLTECLNSLVQQTIGRERLEIVAVDDGSTDDSGRELDRFAALYPDTVKVIHQANSGGPAAPSNRALELATGRYVYFIGSDDYLGEEALERMVKYADKHESDVVVGKMVGTNGRYVHQALFQHGDREVRPDEPGVPFTLANTKLFRREMVEKYKLRFPEHMAVGSDQPFTIEALVRARKISVVASYTCYYAVKRGDASNITYRANHLSRLECTAEMMNFTAGLIEAGPERDAILHRHFLWELAKLVQDDFPGLDRELRVQICAGIARLADAYFTDGIRDAMDVKRRVRISLARAGAVDELSEAITSEAENGVPFVIEGARAFARYPGFRDPRIGLPDHVFEVLAKDSVGAQLAPGTRLLTSEWEQQGDGLTYVASVRVPVTGVSDGVTLRLAKGAMPKSADKPGARKLKPNHKTPAVVGEQVVEPAEDGAAMVLHARVPLDHVTVKRGVRVYLDVAGATYEVPVRGSDLPMPLARRWGPEGDPYRASALVNDKGRVVIDTARMYPPKRDQILRTLGAPVRKLKSLAGRVRSVGVRKLKSAGFKKPTGSKRK
- a CDS encoding nucleotide sugar dehydrogenase, coding for MNICVVALGKIGLPLAVQFASKGHRVIGADVNEKVVELVNAGVEPFPGEHDLDVKLKQAVDAGLLSATTDTASAVAESEAVVVVVPLFVDAEGTPDFGWMDSATKAIAQGLKPGTLVSYETTLPVGTTRTRWAPMLAEGSGLTAGEDFHLVFSPERVLTGRVFSDLRRYPKLVGGIDEASAARGVEFYEAVLDFDARDDLPRPNGVWDLGTAEASELAKLAETTYRDVNIGLANQFARFADSNGIDVKKVIEACNSQPYSHIHQPGIAVGGHCIPIYPRMYLWNDPAATVVRSAREANAAMPDYAVDLLAAAYGDLTGVNVLVLGAAYRGGVKETAFSGVFPTVEALKARGAVPFVSDPMYTDEELAAHGLTPHAGEKVTAAILQADHAEYRTLTPADLPDVTVLVDGRRTTDPEAWKGVRRVVIGG
- the wecB gene encoding non-hydrolyzing UDP-N-acetylglucosamine 2-epimerase, with translation MKVISIVGARPQLVKLAPIAAAFAGTEHEHFIVHTGQHYDADLSDVFFQGLGIPDPDVHLGVGSGTHGVQTGAVLSALDPVFERERPDWVLVYGDTNSTIAGALSAVKMHLPVAHLEAGLRSFNRRMPEEHNRVLTDHSADVLLAPTEEAMRHLADEGLKQRAVLAGDVMVDICLRIRDAVLAGEHAAPVLPEGIDPEQPFLLATIHRPDNTDDPERLAAIVDSLAGLPVPVALLAHPRLVARAKEHGIELTKGSLHVGRPLPYAGLVAAVLASSGVVTDSGGLQKEAFLLERVTTTIRPETEWVETVETGWNILVPDPHTLTADEWAAKVTREAPTADKGTPYGDGRAAHNVVRILEEWQTLVRNGE
- a CDS encoding glycosyltransferase, with product MKQATSRDVAVITPWYPTRELPFRGSFVKAMVEATAPGCDSLTVYHGDPWVAPMDAATTKAVEAANAKLMSRAVHRVPTAGGAELVQYPVTVPRGQNHGAQALNHERQLRSLLDGKPIPADVVHAHVGLPSGWAALKNARPGAKVFVTEHASFLDKVFDDPDAVPLYDELLDGVTGFLVVGDKITETLERQFPHHADKILRIPNPISFDAPRPEPVKDLTKWIYLGSMAEHKGVGWLVEAFAQCHAEDPTLTLTLAGEGPLRRPLSERVAELGLDDAVQLLGAIPHEQALELMRGHDLLVHPSRYETFGMTIVEAIAARMPVLVTRCGGPEKTLAGIEDAAGELVDVEENAASISEGFRRLRARFLDGRVDLERAQAKLAGNFGYKAVAQAHYRLWFPDSP